ACTATGCTGAGGAAACAGGTGGTATCAACAAGTTCTGAGTTAGAGGAGATAGCTTTGTTTTTTTACGGTCATTGGTGTAGTGCAAAGGGAGAACTTTCTAGCATTTGGCGAAGTATGTCATATGTGTAGTTGTGTTGGGACAAGAATACTTCACCAGACAAAGGCTTCACTTCTACTCCAAGAAAGTAGTGCGGTGATCCAAGATCCTTGATCGCAAACTCTTGGCTTAGTTTATTgaatagattatgaagaaaagcgtCAGTATTTCTTGTGAGAAAAATGTAGTCTACGTAGACGAGAACGATGGTTGTAATATTATGGTGCGATGTATAAAAAAGAGAGCCATCCGACAGGCTACAATGGAAGCCAATACATACCTCCTGAAGAAAAACCAACCATAGGGTGCTTATTTTCATactagtaaaaggaaaagaaaagaaaacaaactttatttatatatgttccTGTGGAGTACATCCATGATAAAACGAGATCTAATCTCATCTCTCATATATACCCTAGAGAACACCACACCACACCACAccaagaaaggaaaacaaacctTGTTTATCTATGCTCCTGTCGAGTACAACCATGATAAAATGAGATCTAACCTCATCTCTCATATATACCCTAGAGAACACCACACCACACACTTAAGAAGGATATATTGAGTAGCCATGTGAGACGGCGGGGGGAGCAACAAGAACAGATGGGAATCATTTTTATAGAAAGCCACATATGCATCAACTAGCCATGCATGAATAATTTTAGATGAATCACCGCATTTATTCATTCTAGCATCTTTCTTATCCATTTAGACACCGATAGGATAGGTATCGCAAAGATGACAGAAATCACGAAAATGACAACGTCGAATGAGAACTCCAACAAATCGAGGCCCGTCTTTCCACGGCGTGGTCGTACATCTTGGTTCTGAGCCTTTGTCACCAAGGCCCCGCTGGTTGTTCCAGTCTCATAACTTGGTTGCTGATTACTAGCCTCGTCTTCCGCCCCTTTCTCGAGGTTGTCCTTCATGCATGACACATGACAATAGTACTTGCGACAACGGGAAACATAGACCCAGCTCCTGAAATTTTTTGAATGACCCTCGTTTCTACACATTAGGCACACTAATGATGTCTTTTCTTTAAGATAAAGTTCAATGTCACCATAATCCACCTTATCCTTAAATTCAAGCTTGGCACAACCAACCTTTCACATCCCTGCCGTATGCATCACAAACCATATTTCTTCCTCCTGAGTCCTGCTCAAAGGTAAATTTGCAACTGATAAATGTTAGAGTCAAGGACTCAACAGGTTTGCATTGCTCATGAAGGTGGAAGTCGCATTTCTGGTGCCCATCCTCGTGCTCACTCTGGTAACATTCTTGTGAAATAAACACCATTTCTTTACATACCCCACAACAATTTTCATACATgatttatttcatcttttttttttttttcctcaatacATCGAGTGGATGATATGTTAAATATTAATgagattattacttttattataaaatacaaatatgataaaaaatattatataattctaatataaatatacttacattacaataaaatctaattaggaaaattttaaactttttttatattttgtaaaaatgatAGTTTTATATAATCATACCATATTTCATAACATACTTATATTATGAATTACTTTTGAAActaaatgaaatactaatttgaattcacgaGACTCTGATTTATACATCGAGTGGATGAGTTAATACATATAATATGTTAAATATTAATgagattattacttttattataaaatacaagtatgataaaaatattatataattataatataagtatacttacattacaataaaatctaattaggaaaattttaaacttttttttattttttataaaaatgatagttTTATATAATCATACCATATTTCATAACATACTTATATTATGAATTACTTTTGAAActaaatgaaatactaatttgaattcacgagactctgatttatatatatatatatatatatatatatatatatatatatatatatatatatatatatatatatatatataaattattaaataatttcaatgtgTTGGGTGAATTATGCTAATATATTGATAATGATGTATTACTACCAATAGGgtatgaataaatatttttaaaattattatttttgtaatgaaatataaGCACGACATAAATGTATTATATATACAATACAAATACATTAACGTCATcatatattacaacataatttaatttatttttgtttaattttttcacgtGCTATATTACCAATAAATAGTTGCATGTTATTTCATTGAATAATTGTGTGttattcaattgaatatttgtatatcatgttaataaagcttttaatgGTATGTTACACatataaaatgacataataaCCTTAGGATGTGGTTTTTATTTTCGagatattgattttattttttttaactagattctctaaaaaatatcaatttttttaaaaatttaataatgagtgtatttcaaataatttaatttcttttatatatatatatatatatatatatatatatatatatatatttcattcaaCCCCACATTACTTaatgagtaaaaaaaatgataaattcattaaatatatgatattgatgtgataatataaaataatttataattaatacaaaataataacataaattaataatacatGGTTTATTTCGTATTAGATTGCAATAGAGTTATGCTTTTTGACATATTTGTGGCTAGGTGCTAATTGTAAACGAATATGATAAAttggaaaatgataaaaaaaaaaaaaaaaaaaaaggaataaagggtataagaaaaagggaaatatttataaaaaatggcGGAGATGCAGGGGAATTTATgcacattaaaaattaatttgaattccaataataataataagattagaAACCTTCCCAACCGAGCTTCTAAAATCCCTTTATTTAAGGCATTTCCAATAATACGCTGGCTAGTGCTGCACATGTGCCTGCATGGAGAATAAATAAACGTAtaccttgaaaaaaaatatatatgtattcaggaaagataaataaattctatGATATGCTATGCATATTTCATgtgtttttatttcattagcTTCAAATCAAGCCTAAATTGATTCATAGAATTAAACTGCATCACATGATGATTTAGTGGTGGTATACTCATGTATATATGGTGCAGCCTTAAAGTAttgctttaaattttttctttactgGTACTTCTTACTTCTCAAAAGTGCAGCTTGATTTTAAGAATAAGTAATATGTAGTTTGACTTCTTCCTTCTTACTGGTGGTTTTATTTCATTCTAAGAAGATGCTACTTGAGTGGTCTAATTGATATCGGCTAAAATTACGAGATTCTTCTTAATGACATCAGCTAAAAGCCTTGAGAAGTCTAATTGACATCGGCTAAAAATCCATAATTCGTCTTAATGACATCAACTAAATGCCTCGAGTCGTCTAAACGACATTAGCCGAAATTCCCTAATTTGTCTTAATAACATTAGCTGAATGTTGTGAGTCATCTAAATGACATCGGTTAAAATTTCCTAATTGATCTAAATGACATCGGCAAAATGCCTTGATGCATCTAAATGATACCATTCAACTCAATGACAAACGTTTCGTCTCAATGATAACATTTCGTCTCATTGACGGCGAATATCATTACAGTTAAAACTCCATCATACCAAGAATCATTCAAACCAAATGCCTTCATGCTAAGTGATGTCATGAATAAACATTTGGCTAGATAAACATACCTATCAAAGTGAAGTATCATCATAGCAAAATGCATGCTATAAACCAAACAATCATAAATTACgacaaccataaaaaataacGAGTCTTGTAAACGTGAAacattcaaaacaaagaaacacTAACATATATGCAAAAAgtcgaaatgcaaaaatataaaAGGGAAACCGTATTCTAAAACAATATGAATTTAAACAAGTTTTTGGGGCAAAAAtctcttcattaaattttttcttttctcgcTCAAAAGATATCTTAAACGGCTCCTTTTAAACGAGAAAAAGGGGCAAATGAAGTGGATATTATAACAGAACGAGCCACACTGTCACTCGCTCTATGGTACCCAAAACGAATTAGAGGCTTGTATTCTCTATAACACGAACAGAAACCCGTGTCCTTATGAACACGAATAATACAGTTACGAAGTTTCAGAGAATATTTCTGTCATAATCTTCATCACTAAGGAGATGACACGTGGACTTGTGATGGAAGATAAAAACTGAGAAATATGCCAACAGAAGGCAGATGAAAAATCAGTGTAACAACAATCCCCACCTTCGACTTCGTTTTGTGATAGCTCCGGTTTGAGCCCTCGTCAAGGATTCACAGCCGCAACTCTTCCTCTCATCACTAGTTTCTTTGATAAGATATCGATCATCATCACACCATGTCCATAACACATCCCACATGATAACAGTGTTTCCCACAGTTGGAAGCGTATAACCAGCTCCTGAGTCCTTGGGAAATATTCACACTTCCGCATTCTAGGCACTTTGATGAGGTCTTGGCTTTAAGATAAAGCACAATCCCCTTCTCTCCTTTTTGCTTGATGGGAAGCTGGGCGTAACAGGGGTGTAAATAATAGGGTTTCTTACACATTTTACACTGGTAAAACCACCCTTTCACGTCCTTCCCACATGCATCACAAGCTCTCTGATCGCCTCCTGGGGCTTCCTGATGAAATACAAAGTCACATTTCTTACTCTCCAGGAAGGGGAATTCGATGAAGGAGGGCAAGCCGCCATCGGATAAATGATAGCACTGCTGATGAAGATGATAGTCACAATTCTCAGCATCTTCACACTGGTAAACTTTTCCTTGGCCTTTCTCTTTACATCCCCCACAAGTATATGGCGTCTCGTGAGCATCCTTCAGCCGAAGTGGGTGTGGGTGGAAGCTTGCCGTTATGTTTTCTGGGGTACACCTGCTCCATAATATACGATGAGTAGATGAACGACATGAGGATCGATTACAGCTCACCTGCACCTGCACAAAAGTATAGTTTTAGATTTTTATGTTATACAAATAAATGCTTGTATTATTTTAGAGAACAGAGGGATGCAGCAGTTCCCTAACTACAAACCATGATAACGAAAACTAGGTCAATAAAAGAAAGGTTAAAAGAGTATTTGCTTACCTATTGTATTTGTTATAGTATATGACTCATATTGAATGAAAGACATAGAGAGAAAAATGGGCAAACATCAAAGTGAAGCGAAGCAACGACATTTGTTGTTCAAGTTTGTATTTGTATAAGTTTGTATTTGTATTGTTGAGGGCGAACTGATAGATTGGGGGTGCAGGGAGCAATGCCCCCATGGTACGGTTCAAgagtatttttgaaattttattatatgagggttaatataaatatcttttatgtaaccctaattcAATATATAGTGAAAATCTTCTTCCCTGTTACGTGGACGTAGGTAATCTATTGAACCTCGTTAAATTTatgtttctctttttatttttcactagaATTATTGCACGAAAATCAACACTACTATATGTGGTGCTGATGCCTCGGAGGTTTGTCTATATATATAAGACTTCTCTCGACAGGGAGTTGATCATTTTCTCTGAAACTGAGAGAGTTAGCTCTGAAACGTCCCACAATCTACGTACGGATTTAGCGTACCGTTAAAAatctctttattttaatttgccTCGATGTTGTTGGGTTACAAAAGTCGGAGTGAACAACCGGTTTTGGCTATTTGGTTGTTAAGCGTGTTCCATGTTCCAAAAGTTAAAAtctttttgatattatatattaaaaaatggtttggCTAAAGAAATAATCTTATAATGTTACAAATACACCCTCAGGAAGATGTACGTCTTTCATTGAAGCTCCTTTACGCATGGCAATGGCGATGAGGGCCGTCCTGTCCCATCCACAGTTGGATCGATTAAAAAGTCTGAGATTTCCCACTATTCTTTCTACCAAAAATCTTATTTGTCTTATTGCTTCCGGAAACCTGAGGTGTCTGGTTTGTAGGGCTCATACAGTCACGCGTTATTCTTGAATATAATATTAACAAACCAACCATTGACTTGAAATAATTTAAGAGGGAGAGAGTGAAGTCGGACGTTGTTTGGAAATGGGCGGGGAGAGAAACATGTCaagaaatgaaagagaaaaaagggtGATTGCGGGGGTGACGGGGGGCAAGGTGGGGGTGGAACCGCGGAAGTTGTTTGGAAGGGGGGAAAGTGAGAGGCTGAAAAGTCATGGAAC
This DNA window, taken from Vitis riparia cultivar Riparia Gloire de Montpellier isolate 1030 chromosome 13, EGFV_Vit.rip_1.0, whole genome shotgun sequence, encodes the following:
- the LOC117928474 gene encoding uncharacterized protein LOC117928474, whose translation is MGALLPAPPIYQFALNNTNTNLYKYKLEQQMSLLRFTLMCRCTPENITASFHPHPLRLKDAHETPYTCGGCKEKGQGKVYQCEDAENCDYHLHQQCYHLSDGGLPSFIEFPFLESKKCDFVFHQEAPGGDQRACDACGKDVKGWFYQCKMCKKPYYLHPCYAQLPIKQKGEKGIVLYLKAKTSSKCLECGSVNISQGLRSWLYASNCGKHCYHVGCVMDMV